The Pedobacter roseus genome contains a region encoding:
- a CDS encoding sugar phosphate isomerase/epimerase family protein codes for MSNIMKNTSLSIITSFLIFLTSGPLSAQQKYPELGIVSGLAQDSTAYAAGFRLIGESVPKILSPTLSDAEFQANLKRIKAAKCKVLSCNLFFPGSLKIAGPDVDEAKVLSYTETVLSRGKQAGVKYIVLGSSGARSIPAGYDMEKAKADFVMLCKKLGQIAKKNDVVILLENLETTETNFITSLKAAAEIVKKVNEPNFRLNVDVFHMLREGESPDEIINAAKEVGFCEIAEKVKRTLPGVAGDDFRPYLRALKKINYKGYIFMEASISNAAVEMPQAFKYLSAQLAEVYSSK; via the coding sequence ATGAGTAACATTATGAAAAATACATCCTTATCAATTATTACCAGCTTCCTTATTTTCCTGACCTCAGGTCCACTTTCGGCGCAGCAAAAATACCCGGAATTAGGCATTGTAAGCGGTTTAGCACAAGATAGTACAGCTTATGCGGCTGGCTTCAGGTTAATCGGTGAATCGGTGCCGAAAATATTATCGCCCACTTTGAGCGATGCTGAGTTTCAAGCCAATTTGAAAAGGATTAAAGCCGCGAAATGTAAAGTGTTAAGCTGTAATCTCTTCTTTCCGGGTAGTTTAAAAATAGCAGGCCCCGATGTTGATGAGGCAAAAGTTTTAAGTTATACCGAAACTGTGCTTTCGAGGGGAAAACAAGCAGGTGTAAAATATATCGTGCTGGGTAGTTCCGGAGCGAGGAGTATTCCTGCAGGTTACGATATGGAAAAAGCAAAGGCAGATTTTGTAATGCTTTGCAAAAAACTCGGGCAGATTGCAAAGAAAAACGATGTCGTAATCCTGTTAGAAAACCTCGAAACCACTGAAACCAATTTTATTACTTCGTTAAAAGCAGCAGCAGAAATTGTAAAAAAGGTAAACGAACCCAATTTTAGGCTGAATGTGGATGTCTTCCACATGCTGCGTGAAGGCGAATCGCCCGATGAAATTATTAATGCAGCTAAAGAAGTAGGATTTTGTGAAATTGCCGAAAAAGTGAAACGTACTTTACCGGGCGTAGCTGGCGATGATTTCAGGCCATACCTACGGGCATTAAAGAAAATCAACTATAAAGGTTATATCTTTATGGAAGCCAGTATCAGTAATGCCGCCGTAGAAATGCCACAGGCCTTTAAATATCTTTCTGCTCAGCTTGCAGAGGTTTATTCTTCCAAATAG
- a CDS encoding dihydrofolate reductase family protein, which translates to MRKIKIFEHISLDGVIQHENDEHFTYAGWTNPYRTPVGLAILLEAQGTNFDLLLGRTTYNQWSEFWPKAGDTPMANSLNAATKYVATHRPDSLEWGPAADLGTDIIAGIRSIKSTDGPDLVLYGSSTLTSLLMEQGLVDEVVLIVYPILLGRGKRFFSDRVKAQELAFVNTKTTPTGLLLNTYRYVGALQS; encoded by the coding sequence ATGAGAAAAATAAAGATTTTTGAACATATCTCGCTTGATGGGGTAATTCAACACGAAAATGATGAACACTTCACCTATGCCGGATGGACAAATCCATATCGTACCCCTGTAGGTTTAGCAATTTTGCTGGAAGCACAGGGCACTAATTTCGATTTGCTACTTGGCCGAACAACCTACAACCAGTGGTCTGAATTCTGGCCAAAGGCAGGCGACACGCCTATGGCAAACAGCTTAAATGCCGCGACGAAATATGTGGCCACACACAGACCGGACAGTTTAGAATGGGGACCAGCTGCAGATTTAGGTACTGATATTATAGCTGGTATCCGCAGCATCAAATCAACAGATGGCCCCGACCTGGTTTTATACGGAAGTTCTACCTTAACCTCATTGTTAATGGAACAAGGTTTGGTTGATGAGGTGGTATTGATTGTGTACCCGATTTTACTGGGACGGGGCAAACGTTTCTTTTCTGACCGTGTAAAGGCTCAGGAACTGGCTTTTGTAAACACCAAAACGACTCCTACAGGTTTGTTATTAAATACCTATAGATATGTTGGTGCTTTGCAAAGCTAA
- a CDS encoding arylsulfatase, translating to MIKRIYLILLAGLSTAGTYAQKTTSKPNIVYILADDLGYGELGSYGQQKIETPNLDELAKRGMRFTQHYAYPVCAPSRYGLMTGINSGKAFIRGNHEWGERGDVWNFKAMEANPFLEGQYPIPDSTITIAKVLKTVGYNTALVGKWGLGSPMTASVPNRQGFDYFYGFICQRQDHTYYSGHLWENENRVPLDNKIVDPDVKFPADLDPLNEKNYEKYQQNDYAPDFLIKAALNFIGKNKDNPFFLYYASPLPHVSLQAPKDLVDYYHKKFGEEKPFLGGSYFPCRYPRATYAAMITLFDRQVGQLIKKLKDEGVYDNTIIMFCADNGTAFNAGADPVFFNSNGPFKGEYGWGKGFVREGGIREPFIVSWPGKVKEGATSDLISSTLDIMPTFCDLLKIKTPAGIDGLSILPTILNKGKQIQHDYLYFEYPEYGGQQAIRIGNWKGVRLEMLKGNDKWTLYDLNTDLKEQNDVASAHPDIVKQMMAISKKEHHTPLIKRFEIPVLEKEKQ from the coding sequence ATGATCAAAAGAATTTACCTAATATTATTGGCTGGCCTAAGCACTGCCGGCACTTATGCTCAAAAAACTACATCCAAACCCAATATTGTGTATATCCTTGCAGATGACCTGGGCTACGGCGAACTGGGCAGCTACGGACAGCAAAAAATTGAAACCCCCAATTTAGATGAACTCGCCAAACGTGGTATGCGTTTTACTCAACATTATGCCTATCCCGTTTGTGCACCATCCAGATATGGCTTAATGACCGGTATTAACTCAGGCAAGGCATTTATCCGTGGTAACCACGAGTGGGGCGAACGTGGCGATGTATGGAATTTTAAAGCGATGGAAGCAAATCCTTTTCTCGAAGGTCAGTATCCTATACCCGATTCTACCATCACCATTGCTAAGGTATTAAAAACGGTGGGCTATAATACCGCTTTGGTAGGGAAATGGGGCTTAGGAAGTCCGATGACCGCTAGTGTGCCTAACCGCCAGGGGTTTGATTACTTTTACGGTTTCATTTGCCAGCGGCAGGATCACACCTATTACAGCGGGCATTTATGGGAGAACGAAAACAGGGTACCGCTTGATAATAAGATCGTTGATCCGGATGTTAAATTTCCGGCAGATCTTGATCCTTTAAACGAAAAGAACTATGAAAAATACCAGCAGAACGACTATGCACCCGATTTTCTGATCAAAGCTGCATTGAATTTCATTGGTAAAAATAAAGACAACCCCTTCTTTTTATATTATGCCAGTCCTTTGCCACACGTATCTTTACAGGCGCCTAAAGACCTGGTTGATTATTATCATAAAAAGTTTGGCGAAGAGAAACCATTTTTAGGCGGTTCCTATTTTCCTTGCCGTTATCCCCGCGCAACCTATGCGGCTATGATCACATTGTTCGATCGGCAGGTAGGACAATTGATCAAGAAACTCAAAGATGAAGGCGTTTACGACAATACCATCATTATGTTTTGTGCCGATAACGGTACTGCCTTTAATGCAGGCGCTGATCCGGTATTTTTTAACAGCAATGGTCCTTTTAAAGGCGAATACGGCTGGGGCAAAGGTTTTGTTAGGGAAGGGGGCATCAGAGAACCATTTATCGTATCCTGGCCTGGAAAAGTAAAAGAAGGAGCCACCAGCGACCTCATTTCTTCCACTTTGGATATCATGCCAACCTTTTGCGACCTTTTGAAAATTAAAACACCAGCCGGAATTGATGGATTAAGCATTTTGCCGACCATTTTAAACAAAGGAAAACAGATACAACATGATTACCTCTATTTCGAATACCCTGAATATGGCGGACAGCAGGCCATTCGCATCGGGAACTGGAAAGGGGTAAGATTGGAGATGTTGAAAGGCAATGATAAATGGACGTTGTACGACCTAAATACCGACCTTAAAGAGCAGAATGACGTTGCCTCGGCCCATCCTGATATTGTAAAACAGATGATGGCCATTTCGAAAAAGGAACACCATACACCGCTCATTAAACGTTTCGAAATACCCGTGCTGGAAAAAGAAAAACAGTAA
- a CDS encoding aminopeptidase P family protein, translating to MTYIEKLQALRDLMTAQNIDAYIIPAADPHISEYLPAHYKAIPFASGFTGSAGTLVITQNFAGLWTDSRYFSQAETQLKGTGYELVKLIVPHTPEYIDWLPGVLSKGATVSFNHQLITVALAIDIKNKLEQQEIAVKDVDFISTVWTDRVGLPAEQAYLINEEAAGLSISAKIEQVRAVLAQNGAEYHLISSLDDVAWLFNLRGKDVDYNPVALAFALITPEEVKLFIDEQKLSQSDKEILKEQGVNLYPYQDVAGALTQLPEYTRIFIDPKRTSFGLYQLLPKEAKIISGINPSTYLKGLKNQTEISHIRKAMLQDGVALTRFFKWLEDHLGKEKITEWSAAEKLATYRAEQASFVGLSFNTISGYNANGALPHYTVTAESDQEITGDGLFLVDSGGQYHYGTTDITRVMPVGNCTARQADDYTLVLKGLIEGSKLIFPTGTKGYQIDSICRNPLWEHAINFGHGTGHGIGFFLNVHEGPQSINPANLDIPFKPGMVTSIEPGIYRPEKHGVRIENLVLCVPHGSSEFGDFLAFETLTLCFIDTTLINKSLLTPDQLTWLNQYNQQVFDQLQPLLSTEESEWLKAKCYPI from the coding sequence ATGACCTATATAGAAAAATTGCAGGCTTTACGCGATTTAATGACCGCGCAAAATATAGACGCTTATATTATTCCAGCTGCAGATCCGCACATCAGTGAGTATTTGCCCGCACATTATAAAGCCATCCCTTTTGCCAGCGGTTTTACCGGCTCTGCAGGTACACTTGTAATTACACAGAATTTTGCTGGTCTTTGGACAGATTCAAGATATTTTAGCCAGGCAGAAACGCAATTGAAAGGTACAGGCTATGAATTGGTGAAACTAATTGTGCCACACACGCCCGAATACATCGATTGGTTGCCTGGAGTGTTATCTAAAGGAGCAACAGTTAGTTTTAACCACCAGCTCATTACCGTAGCCCTGGCTATTGATATCAAAAACAAACTCGAACAACAGGAAATTGCCGTGAAGGACGTAGACTTTATCAGTACCGTTTGGACCGATAGGGTAGGGCTGCCAGCGGAACAAGCTTATTTAATTAACGAGGAAGCGGCCGGGCTCAGTATTTCGGCCAAAATAGAACAAGTTAGGGCCGTTTTAGCACAAAATGGAGCGGAATATCATTTAATTTCTTCACTTGATGATGTTGCCTGGCTTTTTAACCTCAGGGGAAAAGATGTAGATTATAATCCTGTTGCTTTGGCTTTCGCCCTGATTACACCTGAAGAGGTAAAACTCTTTATCGATGAACAAAAACTTTCGCAAAGCGATAAGGAAATCCTAAAAGAACAAGGTGTTAATTTATATCCTTACCAGGATGTGGCCGGCGCATTGACACAATTGCCAGAATATACCCGGATTTTTATCGATCCTAAACGCACCAGTTTTGGCTTGTACCAGCTTTTACCAAAAGAAGCGAAGATTATTTCAGGAATTAACCCGAGCACATACCTTAAAGGCTTAAAGAATCAAACAGAAATCAGCCATATCCGTAAAGCCATGCTGCAAGACGGCGTAGCTTTAACCAGGTTTTTTAAATGGCTGGAAGATCATCTAGGCAAAGAAAAGATTACAGAATGGTCTGCAGCAGAAAAATTAGCAACTTACAGGGCAGAACAGGCATCTTTTGTTGGCTTAAGTTTTAATACCATATCGGGTTACAATGCCAATGGCGCACTGCCACACTATACCGTAACGGCAGAGAGCGATCAGGAAATTACCGGAGATGGTTTGTTCCTGGTCGATTCTGGAGGACAATATCATTATGGTACAACCGATATTACCAGGGTGATGCCTGTAGGAAATTGTACAGCCCGCCAGGCTGATGATTATACTTTGGTATTGAAAGGTTTGATAGAAGGTTCTAAACTGATTTTTCCGACAGGTACAAAAGGTTATCAGATCGATTCCATTTGTAGAAATCCGCTTTGGGAACATGCTATCAATTTTGGGCATGGTACAGGTCACGGTATCGGTTTTTTTCTCAATGTACACGAAGGCCCTCAGAGCATTAACCCCGCTAATTTAGATATACCCTTTAAGCCAGGTATGGTAACCTCTATCGAACCGGGTATTTATCGTCCTGAGAAGCATGGTGTAAGGATCGAAAACCTGGTGTTATGCGTTCCGCATGGAAGTAGCGAATTTGGAGATTTTCTGGCCTTTGAAACCTTAACCTTATGTTTTATCGATACTACCCTTATAAATAAATCGCTTTTAACACCCGATCAGCTGACCTGGCTAAATCAATATAATCAGCAGGTTTTCGATCAGCTTCAACCGCTGCTATCAACTGAAGAATCGGAGTGGCTGAAAGCGAAGTGTTACCCAATTTAA